A window of Flavobacterium flavigenum contains these coding sequences:
- a CDS encoding TetR/AcrR family transcriptional regulator → MKEKIISKASELFLKLGFKSVTMDDIAGEMCISKKTIYKYFCNKEILIEESTTLVHKQVHEIIDTIVAKNNNAIQENFEIREMFCEMFTNSMDSSPIYQLKKHYPEIYHKVMTQEIEQCSQWFRENIEKGIRENLYRADLNIDVYVRFYYTLIFHINETTVSDKESQKLELEALEYHTRAMSTPLGIAELEKQLKKIIT, encoded by the coding sequence ATGAAAGAGAAAATCATATCAAAAGCAAGTGAGCTATTTTTAAAACTAGGTTTTAAAAGTGTCACAATGGATGATATCGCAGGTGAAATGTGCATTTCAAAAAAAACGATTTACAAATACTTTTGTAATAAAGAGATTTTAATAGAAGAAAGCACAACTTTAGTTCATAAACAGGTACATGAAATCATTGATACGATTGTAGCTAAAAACAATAATGCAATTCAGGAGAATTTTGAGATCCGTGAAATGTTTTGCGAAATGTTTACAAACAGTATGGATTCGTCTCCCATTTATCAGCTTAAAAAACATTATCCTGAAATTTACCATAAAGTTATGACTCAGGAAATAGAACAATGCAGCCAATGGTTTAGAGAAAATATTGAAAAAGGAATTCGTGAAAACTTATACAGGGCAGACCTGAATATTGATGTATATGTACGGTTTTATTATACTTTAATTTTTCATATTAATGAAACAACAGTATCAGACAAAGAATCGCAAAAATTAGAATTAGAGGCCTTAGAATATCACACCAGAGCAATGTCAACACCATTAGGAATTGCAGAATTAGAAAAACAACTTAAAAAAATTATTACTTAA
- a CDS encoding YceI family protein encodes MKTTWTVDSSQSDVLIKMRHSIIAYLGGNANKFDGYVNIEDNEIEDASVEFSLDINNKNDSFQQIDSHLQLNDLFNVNEHPIISFKSTSFQKVNNNINFFKGDLTIKDVTKVVELDAEFIGVNTYNGEKKVAFEIKGDIKRQDFGLDYNSYNHNGGLALGKDIKLIANLEFSI; translated from the coding sequence ATGAAAACAACATGGACCGTAGATTCTAGCCAGTCAGATGTTTTAATAAAAATGAGGCATTCGATAATTGCTTATTTGGGAGGAAACGCAAACAAGTTTGATGGCTATGTAAATATCGAGGATAATGAAATTGAAGATGCTTCTGTTGAATTTTCTTTAGACATAAATAACAAGAATGACAGTTTTCAACAAATTGATTCTCACTTACAGTTAAATGATCTTTTTAACGTGAATGAGCATCCGATTATTAGTTTCAAATCGACCTCTTTTCAAAAAGTAAATAATAATATCAATTTCTTTAAAGGTGATTTAACCATAAAAGATGTGACCAAAGTAGTAGAGCTTGATGCAGAGTTTATTGGTGTCAATACTTATAATGGGGAGAAAAAAGTAGCTTTTGAAATTAAAGGGGATATTAAACGCCAGGATTTTGGTTTAGACTATAATTCCTATAACCACAATGGAGGATTAGCGTTAGGAAAAGACATCAAACTTATTGCAAACTTAGAATTCAGCATATAA
- a CDS encoding polyprenyl synthetase family protein, whose product MHHISQYQDFFINYLKSQNISKEPKNLYEPIEYILGLGGKRMRPVLTLMAAEVFDADYKTALPAAMAVEVFHNFSLVHDDIMDDAPLRRGKETVHEKWNLNTGILSGDAMLILAYQYFEQYEPEIFRDLAKLFSKTALEVCEGQQWDVDFESRSDVTIPEYLKMIEYKTAVLVAAAMKMGAIVAKTSGKEADLIYDFGLNLGLAFQLQDDYLDAFGDPETFGKQVGGDIIENKKTYLYLKAIEFSASEKAAELQSLFTLQLEDNADKIEKAKAIFNESGASEATQKAIEMYTFKAFETLEKMDISTEKKKILKTFGENLMGRKV is encoded by the coding sequence ATGCACCATATTAGCCAGTACCAGGATTTTTTTATTAATTATCTAAAAAGCCAAAACATTAGCAAAGAGCCTAAAAACCTTTATGAACCTATTGAATATATTTTGGGACTTGGGGGCAAACGGATGCGTCCGGTACTAACTTTAATGGCAGCAGAAGTTTTTGATGCCGATTATAAAACAGCACTTCCGGCTGCAATGGCGGTAGAAGTTTTTCATAACTTCTCTTTGGTTCATGATGATATTATGGATGATGCACCTTTGCGAAGAGGAAAAGAAACAGTGCATGAGAAATGGAACCTTAATACAGGAATTCTATCCGGAGATGCAATGCTTATCCTTGCTTATCAATACTTTGAGCAATACGAGCCGGAAATCTTCAGGGATTTAGCAAAGCTTTTCAGTAAAACAGCGCTCGAAGTTTGTGAAGGCCAGCAATGGGATGTAGATTTTGAATCACGTTCAGATGTTACTATTCCTGAATATCTGAAAATGATTGAGTATAAAACAGCTGTTTTGGTTGCGGCTGCTATGAAAATGGGTGCAATTGTAGCCAAAACTTCTGGAAAAGAAGCCGATTTGATTTATGATTTCGGACTTAACTTAGGATTGGCCTTTCAGCTGCAGGATGATTATTTAGATGCTTTTGGAGATCCTGAAACTTTTGGAAAACAAGTAGGAGGAGATATTATCGAAAACAAAAAAACCTATTTGTACTTAAAAGCAATAGAGTTTTCTGCTTCTGAAAAAGCGGCAGAATTGCAGAGTTTATTCACTTTGCAATTGGAGGACAACGCTGATAAAATAGAAAAGGCCAAAGCGATTTTTAACGAATCGGGTGCATCGGAAGCTACTCAAAAAGCGATAGAAATGTACACTTTTAAAGCTTTTGAAACACTTGAAAAAATGGATATCAGCACAGAAAAGAAAAAGATCCTGAAGACTTTTGGCGAAAATCTAATGGGCAGAAAGGTTTAA
- a CDS encoding 2-oxoglutarate dehydrogenase E1 component, protein MDRFSFLNAAHTEFFAQLYDQYLVNPDSVEPSWRSFFQGFDFGQTTYNDENPVQTIVEYVTTNDNTDYSKVSEKLQKEFNVLKLIDGYRTRGHLFTKTNPVRDRRTSSPTLDIENFGLTTADLSTVFDAAKVIGVAPCSLQDIITRLKAIYCQHIGVEYMYIRNPGVVKWIQDKLGVNNNQPNFSTEEKQTILNKLNEAVSFENFLHTKYVGQKRFSLEGGETIIPALDALIEKAAEKGVEQFVMGMAHRGRLNVLANIFGKSTQDIFSEFDGKDYDQEYFDGDVKYHLGLTADKKTRSGKSININLAPNPSHLETVGAVIEGITRAKQDKYYADDFSKVLPIAVHGDAAIAGQGLLYEIIQMAQLDGYKTGGTIHIVINNQVGFTTNYLDARSSTYCTDVAKVTLSPVLHVNADDAEAVVHAVSFALDYRMEFGRDVFIDLLGYRKYGHNEGDEPRFTQPVLYKIIAKHQNPRDIYAEKLLSERVIDANYVNTIEKEYKSDLEQNLEASRKKALTIITPFMQNEWKGFQQVSDDVMLKKVDTTFDKKVLDSIINTISTLPSDKKFINKINKIVSDRKAGYDNNTLDWGTAEALAYGSLLTEGFDVRISGQDVERGTFSHRHAVVKVEDSEEEVILLNSIENKKGNFGVFNSLLSEYGVLGFDYGYALANPNALTIWEAQFGDFSNGAQIMIDQYISCGEDKWNNQNGIVLLLPHGYEGQGAEHSSARMERYLQLCARHNMYVADCTTPANFFHLLRRQMKTDFRKPLVVFSPKSLLRDPRCVSSVDELANGSFQETIDDNTVDKKKVKTLVFCTGKFYYDIVAERENNGRNDVAVVRIEQLFPFPAEQIKEIIAKYPKADDYVWAQEEPKNMGAYSFMLMNFDLVKWRLASLKAYSAPAAGSYTRAKRRHADAIRMVFDKDLFR, encoded by the coding sequence ATGGATAGGTTTTCATTTTTAAATGCAGCGCATACCGAGTTTTTTGCACAATTATACGATCAATATTTAGTAAACCCAGACAGCGTTGAGCCAAGCTGGAGAAGTTTTTTTCAGGGCTTTGACTTTGGACAAACAACTTATAATGATGAAAATCCTGTGCAAACAATCGTTGAGTATGTAACGACTAACGACAACACAGATTACAGTAAAGTTTCTGAAAAATTACAAAAAGAATTTAACGTTTTAAAATTAATTGATGGCTACCGTACACGTGGTCATTTGTTTACTAAAACAAATCCGGTTCGTGATCGCAGAACTTCATCGCCAACTTTGGATATTGAAAACTTCGGACTAACAACTGCTGATCTTTCTACGGTTTTTGACGCTGCAAAGGTTATTGGTGTTGCTCCTTGCTCTCTGCAGGATATCATTACCCGCCTTAAAGCAATTTACTGTCAGCATATTGGTGTTGAATATATGTACATCAGGAACCCTGGTGTTGTAAAATGGATTCAGGATAAATTGGGTGTGAACAACAATCAGCCTAATTTCTCAACAGAGGAAAAACAAACGATCCTTAATAAATTAAATGAAGCCGTTTCTTTCGAGAACTTTTTGCATACTAAATATGTAGGTCAAAAACGATTTTCATTAGAAGGTGGTGAAACTATTATCCCGGCTTTGGATGCTTTGATCGAAAAAGCGGCTGAAAAAGGAGTGGAACAATTCGTAATGGGTATGGCTCACCGTGGTCGTTTGAATGTTTTGGCAAACATCTTCGGAAAATCAACTCAGGATATCTTTAGCGAATTTGATGGTAAAGATTACGATCAGGAATACTTTGATGGTGATGTAAAATACCACTTAGGGCTTACTGCCGACAAAAAAACAAGATCAGGAAAAAGCATCAACATCAATTTGGCACCAAATCCTTCGCACTTAGAAACGGTTGGAGCTGTAATTGAAGGAATCACAAGAGCAAAACAAGATAAATATTACGCAGACGATTTCTCAAAAGTATTACCAATTGCCGTTCACGGTGATGCTGCAATTGCAGGACAGGGTTTACTGTATGAAATCATTCAAATGGCACAATTAGACGGTTACAAAACCGGAGGTACCATTCATATCGTAATCAATAATCAGGTTGGATTTACTACCAATTATTTAGATGCACGTTCTTCTACTTATTGTACAGACGTTGCCAAAGTAACGCTTTCGCCTGTATTACACGTAAATGCTGATGATGCTGAGGCTGTTGTTCACGCAGTATCTTTTGCATTAGATTACAGAATGGAATTTGGACGTGACGTATTTATCGATTTATTAGGATACAGAAAATACGGTCATAACGAAGGTGATGAGCCTCGTTTTACACAGCCGGTTTTATATAAAATCATTGCAAAACATCAAAATCCAAGAGATATTTATGCTGAAAAGCTTTTATCAGAAAGAGTTATTGATGCTAATTATGTAAACACAATTGAAAAAGAATACAAATCAGACCTTGAACAAAATTTAGAAGCATCCCGTAAAAAGGCGTTGACAATCATTACACCATTTATGCAAAATGAATGGAAAGGATTCCAACAGGTGTCTGATGATGTGATGTTGAAAAAAGTAGATACTACTTTCGATAAAAAAGTTTTGGATTCTATTATCAATACTATTTCAACTTTACCTTCTGATAAAAAATTCATCAATAAAATCAACAAGATTGTATCTGACAGAAAGGCTGGATATGATAACAATACTTTAGACTGGGGAACAGCAGAAGCATTAGCTTACGGTTCTCTTTTAACTGAAGGATTTGATGTTAGAATTTCGGGTCAGGATGTGGAGCGTGGTACATTCTCACATCGTCATGCGGTTGTAAAAGTAGAAGATTCTGAAGAAGAGGTAATTTTATTGAACAGCATCGAAAACAAAAAAGGAAACTTTGGCGTATTCAATTCACTTTTATCAGAATACGGAGTTTTAGGATTTGATTACGGTTATGCATTAGCAAACCCGAATGCCTTAACAATCTGGGAAGCACAATTTGGAGATTTCTCTAACGGAGCACAAATTATGATCGACCAGTATATTTCTTGTGGAGAAGATAAATGGAACAACCAAAACGGTATTGTTTTATTATTGCCTCACGGATACGAAGGTCAGGGAGCAGAGCACTCTTCTGCAAGAATGGAGCGTTATTTACAGCTTTGTGCAAGACACAATATGTATGTAGCAGATTGTACTACTCCTGCCAACTTTTTCCACTTGTTGAGAAGACAAATGAAAACGGACTTCCGTAAGCCTTTAGTAGTTTTCTCTCCAAAAAGTTTGTTGCGTGACCCAAGATGTGTTTCTTCAGTAGATGAATTAGCAAATGGAAGCTTCCAGGAAACTATCGATGACAATACAGTAGATAAAAAGAAAGTTAAAACTTTAGTTTTCTGTACAGGTAAATTCTACTATGATATTGTTGCTGAAAGAGAAAATAACGGAAGAAATGATGTTGCAGTTGTTCGTATCGAGCAATTATTCCCTTTCCCTGCTGAGCAGATCAAAGAAATCATTGCAAAATATCCAAAAGCAGATGATTACGTTTGGGCACAGGAAGAGCCTAAAAACATGGGAGCTTACAGCTTTATGTTAATGAACTTTGATCTTGTAAAATGGAGACTGGCTTCATTAAAAGCATATTCTGCTCCGGCTGCAGGAAGCTACACACGTGCAAAACGTCGCCATGCAGATGCAATCAGAATGGTATTCGATAAAGATTTATTTAGATAA
- the odhB gene encoding 2-oxoglutarate dehydrogenase complex dihydrolipoyllysine-residue succinyltransferase, producing MILEMKVPSPGESIKEVEIATWLVKDGDYVEKDQAIAEVDSDKATLELPAEMSGVITLKAEEGDTVAVGAVVCLIDTDAAKPSGSAAAPAAEAPKAEAPKAEVKAEAPKAEPVQASAATSYAAGTPSPAARKILDEKNIAPASVSGTGKGGRITKDDAVNAVPSMGTPTGGSRGTERTKLSMLRRKVAERLVSAKNETAMLTTFNEVNMTPINQIRNEYKDAFKAKHGGLGLGFMSFFTKAVTRALQLYPDVNSMMDGDYKIAYDFADISIAVSGPKGLMVPVVRNAELLTFRGIEAEIKRLALRARDGQITVDDMTGGTFTITNGGVFGSMLSTPIINPPQSGILGMHNIIERPIAVNGKVEIHPMMYVALSYDHRIIDGRESVGFLVAVKEALENPVELLMNGDAKRALEL from the coding sequence ATGATTTTAGAAATGAAAGTCCCATCACCAGGGGAATCAATAAAAGAAGTTGAAATTGCAACTTGGTTAGTAAAAGACGGAGATTATGTAGAAAAAGATCAGGCGATTGCTGAAGTTGATTCAGATAAAGCTACTCTTGAATTGCCTGCTGAAATGAGCGGTGTAATTACACTAAAAGCTGAAGAAGGTGATACAGTAGCAGTAGGTGCTGTAGTTTGTTTAATCGATACTGATGCAGCAAAACCATCTGGTTCTGCAGCTGCACCAGCAGCTGAGGCTCCTAAGGCTGAAGCTCCAAAAGCAGAAGTAAAAGCAGAAGCTCCAAAAGCTGAGCCAGTTCAGGCATCGGCAGCAACAAGCTATGCAGCAGGAACTCCATCTCCGGCAGCAAGAAAAATTTTAGACGAGAAAAATATTGCTCCTGCATCAGTTTCAGGAACTGGTAAAGGTGGAAGAATCACTAAAGATGATGCTGTAAATGCAGTACCTTCTATGGGAACTCCAACTGGTGGAAGCCGTGGGACTGAACGTACAAAATTATCAATGTTACGTCGTAAAGTAGCAGAAAGACTGGTTTCAGCTAAAAACGAAACGGCTATGCTTACTACTTTCAACGAAGTAAACATGACGCCAATCAACCAAATTCGTAACGAATACAAAGATGCTTTCAAAGCTAAACACGGTGGATTAGGATTAGGTTTTATGTCTTTCTTTACAAAAGCAGTTACAAGAGCTTTACAATTATATCCAGATGTTAACTCTATGATGGATGGTGACTACAAAATCGCTTATGATTTTGCTGATATCTCTATCGCAGTTTCTGGACCAAAAGGTTTGATGGTTCCTGTTGTTCGTAATGCTGAGTTATTGACTTTCCGTGGAATTGAAGCTGAAATCAAAAGATTGGCTTTAAGAGCTCGTGACGGTCAAATTACAGTTGACGATATGACGGGTGGAACTTTCACAATCACTAATGGTGGTGTATTTGGTTCTATGTTGTCTACTCCAATTATCAACCCTCCACAGTCAGGAATTTTAGGAATGCACAACATTATCGAGCGTCCAATTGCTGTAAACGGTAAAGTTGAAATTCACCCAATGATGTACGTAGCACTTTCTTACGACCACAGAATCATCGATGGACGTGAGTCTGTTGGTTTCTTGGTTGCGGTTAAAGAAGCTTTAGAAAACCCGGTAGAATTATTGATGAATGGTGATGCTAAAAGAGCATTGGAGTTGTAA
- a CDS encoding ThuA domain-containing protein, with protein MKIKLILLTIILGLNFVSANPPVKKRILVYTKNGKGYVHKNIAASVEALKKIGEANNLIVDVSDDPSVMTIENLAKYSCLVFSNTCNDIFDTEEQKQAFAAYIQRGGAFVGIHSASDSERSWPWYAELVGGKFKKHPAFQSFEIKVIDKNHPATSKLPEVWKKEDECYYMDELNPNIHVVLAADLRTVNDSEKGVYPGRIFGDYFPLAWFHEFEGARVFYTALGHDSKDYSDPVYIQHLTGGILWALGNAKDSHFKEKRK; from the coding sequence ATGAAAATAAAACTAATACTACTTACCATTATATTGGGTCTGAATTTTGTTTCTGCAAATCCGCCAGTCAAAAAACGCATATTGGTTTATACGAAAAACGGAAAAGGGTATGTGCATAAAAATATTGCAGCCAGTGTAGAGGCTTTAAAGAAAATTGGCGAGGCAAATAATTTAATTGTGGATGTTTCAGATGATCCTTCGGTGATGACTATCGAAAATTTAGCAAAGTACAGCTGTCTTGTTTTTTCGAATACGTGTAATGATATTTTTGATACAGAAGAACAAAAGCAGGCATTTGCAGCTTATATCCAGCGGGGAGGCGCATTTGTAGGGATTCATAGTGCTTCTGATTCTGAACGTTCCTGGCCTTGGTATGCAGAGTTAGTAGGAGGGAAATTTAAAAAACACCCGGCTTTTCAGTCTTTCGAAATAAAAGTGATTGATAAAAATCATCCTGCGACTTCAAAACTTCCCGAAGTTTGGAAAAAGGAAGATGAATGTTACTATATGGATGAACTCAATCCAAATATTCATGTAGTATTGGCTGCTGATCTGCGAACTGTGAATGATAGTGAAAAAGGTGTTTATCCGGGGCGTATTTTTGGGGATTACTTTCCATTGGCCTGGTTTCATGAATTTGAAGGTGCCAGAGTGTTTTACACGGCTTTGGGGCATGATAGTAAAGATTATTCAGATCCTGTATATATACAGCATCTTACCGGTGGAATTTTATGGGCATTGGGAAATGCTAAAGATTCCCATTTCAAGGAAAAAAGAAAATGA
- a CDS encoding retropepsin-like aspartic protease has protein sequence MENLHEVLKKEKYKKIKFKIIKTQHLLIKAKINGVSGNFILDTGASNSCVGFESIERFELTSKKSKTKAAGAGGTGMKTQISKQNLVQIGSWKNNDFGIVIFDLSHVNEALTQYKAKPVHGIIGADVLLEGKAIIDYYNHYLYLK, from the coding sequence ATGGAAAATCTTCATGAAGTTCTCAAAAAAGAGAAATACAAAAAAATAAAATTCAAAATCATCAAAACGCAGCATTTACTGATTAAGGCAAAGATCAACGGCGTTTCGGGAAATTTCATTTTAGATACCGGTGCTTCCAATTCCTGCGTCGGATTTGAAAGTATTGAGCGATTTGAATTAACTTCTAAAAAATCTAAAACTAAAGCTGCCGGTGCAGGCGGAACCGGAATGAAAACACAAATTTCAAAACAAAATTTAGTACAGATTGGTTCCTGGAAAAACAATGATTTTGGTATCGTAATTTTTGACCTTTCACATGTCAACGAAGCATTAACGCAATACAAAGCAAAACCGGTTCATGGCATAATTGGCGCTGATGTTTTATTGGAAGGAAAAGCGATTATTGATTATTATAATCATTATTTGTATTTGAAATAG
- a CDS encoding CHAT domain-containing protein yields the protein MNLYHLYGLIFLFVNLNVFGQNPEDKIYNAIDVFVANPSEKALQNLTNAENTFWKNQKPKTKDELLSIVVLNCNKAYYQNQFGQTHHAISSYEKAWQFYQKYKLKDYDIIEYCLKPLGNLYTVLGDYDSAENTIKQYYFIAETEKNQSQKIAAILNLSNVYQSSGKISMAIELLENTLKTKKLSNELKGILLNNLGNNYLLSSDGNLLFPGTKEKAEKAFESSIKFLQKEKDQFETLSNSYRNLATFNRQRRNFETASSYLEKAEKLFLKTPDHQPRKLAKLYYEKALILFDERKYEESSNQIMVVFKTLIPDYNSKNSLPNKNQLYAETVLVDALDLKGEILNINQPKKALEAFALSFYIEDLLMNGLVYENSKILMQLRSRNRTEKCISIYNNLYEKEGKAEYLEQAFQLSERTKAGILKSYRSNIKNASAAEKQLLQQFQNLNNAILKEQQKGDLADISKINQFIKKQNESMLSLKKIQAENADYIPENYELKSLFKKLENDKAVMVYYFMGAEKLYYFTLQHNRISLKRVPIGDGKITDILFFLDYFNDANAIINDISGYNRSGNNVYNLLQLPGNSVYQNLIIVPDGILNFLPFEALITRKSNTTNFAKMHYLLNDFKIAYNNSANMYVNSKPIPKSEKTVLGVFPVFEKTAFELAYSKKELESIRINFKGKYLENSEASFANFKQNATNYSILHLSTHASSGDIETPASIKFYDREVLYSELYNLNINPDLMVLSACETGIGKLYKAEGAMSVARGFQFAGAQNLLFSLWKVNDYTTSVFMTDFYKNIQNKQTYFEANTNAKLDFLNDKSIPNAKKSPYYWSSFVYYGSVSTEENVSNYIVYIISLLTVIGLFLVFNHYRKWKIFMKFSKKRNTKK from the coding sequence ATGAACTTATATCACTTATATGGTTTAATCTTTCTTTTTGTTAACCTGAATGTTTTTGGGCAAAATCCCGAAGACAAAATTTACAATGCAATTGATGTTTTTGTTGCAAACCCTTCTGAAAAAGCATTACAAAATTTAACGAATGCAGAAAACACTTTCTGGAAAAATCAAAAACCAAAAACCAAAGACGAATTGCTATCCATTGTAGTTTTAAACTGCAACAAAGCCTATTACCAGAATCAATTTGGTCAGACACACCATGCAATTTCAAGTTATGAAAAAGCCTGGCAATTCTATCAGAAATATAAACTTAAAGATTACGATATTATTGAATACTGCCTTAAGCCTTTAGGCAATTTATACACTGTTTTGGGAGATTATGACAGCGCCGAAAATACTATAAAACAGTATTATTTTATTGCTGAAACTGAGAAAAACCAATCACAAAAAATAGCAGCAATCCTTAATTTATCAAACGTTTATCAGAGTTCTGGAAAAATTTCAATGGCAATTGAACTTTTGGAAAATACTTTAAAAACTAAAAAATTGTCAAACGAACTAAAAGGAATTTTACTGAATAATCTTGGGAATAATTATTTACTAAGCTCTGACGGAAATTTATTATTTCCCGGAACAAAAGAAAAAGCCGAAAAAGCATTTGAATCTTCAATAAAATTTCTTCAAAAAGAGAAAGATCAATTCGAAACTTTATCCAATTCTTATCGAAATCTTGCTACGTTTAATCGCCAAAGACGAAACTTCGAAACAGCAAGTTCTTATCTGGAAAAAGCCGAAAAACTATTTTTAAAAACTCCTGACCATCAGCCGAGAAAACTGGCTAAACTTTATTATGAAAAAGCTCTGATTCTATTTGATGAAAGAAAATATGAAGAAAGTTCAAACCAAATTATGGTTGTTTTTAAAACTTTAATTCCTGATTACAATTCAAAGAACAGTCTCCCAAATAAAAATCAATTGTACGCAGAAACAGTTTTAGTTGATGCTCTTGATTTAAAAGGAGAAATTTTAAACATAAATCAACCCAAAAAAGCACTGGAAGCTTTTGCTCTTTCATTTTATATTGAAGATTTACTCATGAACGGTTTGGTTTACGAAAACTCCAAAATCCTGATGCAATTGCGATCCAGAAACCGGACTGAAAAATGTATTTCGATTTATAATAATTTATATGAAAAAGAAGGAAAAGCTGAATATCTGGAACAAGCTTTTCAATTATCTGAACGAACCAAAGCCGGAATTTTAAAAAGTTATCGTTCGAATATTAAAAACGCTTCCGCAGCAGAAAAACAGCTTTTGCAGCAATTTCAAAATCTGAATAACGCCATTTTAAAAGAACAGCAAAAAGGGGATTTAGCCGATATTTCAAAAATAAATCAGTTCATTAAAAAACAAAATGAATCGATGCTTTCCCTAAAGAAAATTCAGGCTGAAAATGCAGATTACATACCGGAAAATTATGAATTAAAATCATTGTTTAAGAAATTAGAAAATGACAAAGCCGTGATGGTTTATTATTTTATGGGTGCTGAAAAATTGTATTATTTTACTTTGCAACATAATCGGATTTCATTAAAAAGAGTTCCAATTGGAGACGGAAAAATAACTGATATTCTTTTTTTTCTGGATTATTTCAATGATGCCAATGCAATTATAAATGATATTTCGGGTTATAATCGTTCCGGAAATAATGTTTACAATCTATTACAATTGCCTGGTAATTCGGTTTATCAAAACCTAATCATTGTTCCGGATGGCATTTTGAATTTTCTTCCGTTTGAGGCATTGATTACACGCAAATCAAATACAACAAATTTTGCCAAAATGCATTATTTGCTCAATGATTTTAAAATTGCCTATAATAATTCGGCAAACATGTATGTGAATTCAAAACCCATTCCAAAATCAGAAAAAACCGTTTTGGGTGTTTTTCCTGTATTCGAAAAAACAGCTTTTGAATTGGCTTATTCGAAGAAAGAATTAGAATCTATCCGCATTAATTTTAAAGGAAAATATTTAGAAAATTCAGAAGCCAGCTTTGCAAATTTTAAACAAAATGCTACTAATTATTCGATTCTGCATCTAAGCACACATGCTTCATCTGGCGATATTGAAACTCCGGCAAGCATCAAATTTTATGATCGGGAAGTTTTATATTCAGAATTGTACAACCTGAATATCAATCCGGATTTAATGGTTTTAAGTGCATGTGAAACCGGAATAGGAAAACTCTATAAAGCTGAAGGAGCCATGAGTGTTGCAAGGGGGTTTCAGTTTGCAGGAGCGCAGAATCTGTTGTTTTCTTTATGGAAAGTAAACGATTACACCACTTCGGTTTTTATGACTGATTTTTATAAAAACATCCAAAACAAACAAACTTATTTTGAAGCCAATACAAATGCCAAACTTGATTTCTTAAATGATAAATCGATTCCGAATGCTAAAAAATCGCCTTATTACTGGAGTTCGTTTGTGTATTACGGTTCGGTTTCCACAGAAGAAAATGTTTCAAATTATATCGTTTACATCATTAGTTTATTGACTGTAATTGGTTTATTTTTGGTTTTCAATCATTATCGAAAATGGAAAATCTTCATGAAGTTCTCAAAAAAGAGAAATACAAAAAAATAA